Proteins encoded by one window of Cupriavidus sp. EM10:
- a CDS encoding DNA polymerase III subunit chi, with protein MTRIDFHSNVPDTLAYVCRLVRKAYGAGQKVVVFGAPQQLAQLDARLWSFSPLDFLPHCGLDSPNAAVTPIILAATLEAVPHHQLLVNIAPEAPAQFASFERLIEVVGGTPDARDAGRERYRFYRERGYPLTHHDIGQAKGESA; from the coding sequence ATGACGCGCATCGACTTCCACAGCAACGTGCCGGATACGCTGGCCTACGTCTGCCGCCTGGTCCGCAAGGCCTATGGGGCAGGGCAGAAGGTGGTGGTGTTCGGCGCCCCGCAGCAACTGGCGCAGCTGGACGCGCGGCTGTGGTCGTTCTCGCCGCTCGACTTCCTGCCGCATTGCGGGCTGGACAGCCCCAATGCGGCGGTGACGCCGATCATCCTGGCGGCCACGCTGGAGGCGGTGCCGCATCACCAGCTGCTGGTGAACATCGCGCCGGAAGCCCCGGCGCAGTTCGCCAGCTTCGAGCGGCTGATCGAGGTGGTGGGCGGCACGCCCGACGCCCGTGATGCGGGCCGCGAGCGCTATCGTTTCTACCGCGAGCGAGGGTATCCGCTCACGCACCATGATATTGGGCAGGCCAAAGGAGAATCGGCATGA